A stretch of DNA from Canis aureus isolate CA01 chromosome 13, VMU_Caureus_v.1.0, whole genome shotgun sequence:
ctttatcttaaaactgaaagtttgtatcttttCACCATTCCCTCAACCACCATTCTGGTTACCTCaatctgatctttttttctgaattaggCTTttcgttttttgttgttgttgttgttttttagattccacaaataagggaatatatatatatataattacatgcaTGTGTATGAAATCAtaatttgcctctctctgtctcacttattttacttggcataatgccttcaaagtcTAATATGGTTATTACACGTAACAGGATTTCCTTTCCTATGGCCAATTCCTATTTCATTCTATAGCtaacatttttatacattcaCAACTGATGGGCACAGATGTTTTCTTGTCTTGGTTGTTGAAAATAGTGCTTCctctgttggggatttaccccaaagattcagatgcaatgaaacgctgggacacctgcaccccgatgtttatagcagcaatggccacaatagccaaactgtggaaggagcctcggtgtccatcgaaagatgaatggatagagaagctgtggtctatatatacagtggaatattactcagccattagaaacgacaaatacccaccatttgcttcaacgtggatggaactggagggtattatgctgagtgaagtaagtcaattggagaaggacaaacattacatggtctcattcatttggggaataaaaataatagtgaaagggaagataagggaagggagaagaaatgtttggggaaatatcagaaagggagacagaacatgaaagactcctaattctgggaaacaaactaggggtgaaggaaggggaggagggcggggggtgagggtgaatgggtgacgggcactgaggggggcacttgacgggatgagcactgggtgttattctgtatgttggtaaattgaataccaataaaaaataaatttattattaaaaaaaaaagaaaatagtgcttCCTGATAATGGAGGTGCAAATATTTCCTGGAcatattcttctattttctatgGATACAGTCCCAGGagtggaactgctgaatcataaTGGTAGTTCTATCTTTGAATTTTAAGGAACCACCATAAGTTTTGCATAGTGAATGTACCAATGTGCGATCCCAACAATAGAgcccaagggttcccttttctccacattctcagcagcatttcttgtctcttgtcttttttatgcTAGCTCTTCCAATGGATGTGATGTGATATCACATTGGATTCTTggcttgcatttttctgatggttaATCAGGTTGTCTACCTGtttatcatttgtttattttctctaggAAAATGCCAGAGCACTGTACACTGCATCTGGGTTCTAAGGGACAAGACCAGTCTCCACAGGGCCTTCAGGATCCTCATTTAGATAGGCATGGGTGGGAGCAGGGTCACTCTTCTGACTGAGGTGAGGTTCCTTATTTGTAAAGTAGACACCAATGGAGAGGACAGGAAAGGAACAAAAGGGAGGCTTCTGAGGTCCTTTTCTTTGCCCTTGGAGCCCATAGGTCCTGCTCCTTTGCCCCTGTGATCTGGAAAGCCAATGCCTTGAGGACACCCAAATAAAGCTGTCCTTTTCTTTGGTGGTGACCTGCCTGGGGCTGTAGCTAGAGTTGGAGAACATGAGGCAGGAAACCTCCTCTGCAATGGTACCTAGGGACTTCTGCTGGAGGAATTGCAGAGGAAAACTCATTGTGGTCATCCCCCTACCCAGAGACAACTTGAAACTCTTTGTGGCATTTCTCCCTACAGTCTAGCTGGTTAAAAGGGGAAGTGGGTTCAAAGAACTTCTCAttgattcattccataactaggcACTAAGTACTCGCCCTATGCCAGGTACCTTGGTGGGCCCATGGATGAAGCTAAAAACACCATGAGCTCCTGCCTAAAGGAACTGGAGGTGGACAAAAGCACAAAACCaaagacacatgaaagaaaagagcaaatgcTATATGATACACAAAACTGTATGCCGAGAAGGAAAGTTGGGGAATTATTGGAGAGAAAAGTATGAAAGGTCTCAGTGAGGGTGACATTCCTGAGAACAGAATAACAAAAGGGAGTTAGATCTGGAGACACTGTGTTGGGAAGAAAGGACCCCAATGCAGATACTCAAAACAGACGCTGGTTTGGCAAGAAGAGGTTAAAAGGACAGCCAGCGTGGCTACGAGGAAAGGAGGATGAGATGTGAGGAGAGGGAAGAGTGCAGGGATGCTGAGGCCTGGTAGACTGTTAGTTATCTACTGTTCCTCCGTTACCGTGTTGCCCCAATACCTTGCATATTACAgttcattatttaatttctcaTCAGTTTTGTAGTCATGTGTATCCAAGTTctatacagcgatttccaaacaCCGTCTTCCATTAGACTGGAGCTAGGTTCTAACTGCCATAAATGAGCACCTAGCGGACAGCTACATCCAaggcatacacactcctgagagtagagcttatggcctgtacctcccacatgctgactgccttTACGCTTCTTTCCACAGGATTTCGGTCAATGCGGGACAGAAGTTGTGTGAGCAGCAAGTGTATccaagttcaatccagcgacttccgaggaattcctcccttaggttggagctacatactaacttccatacctGAGAAGCCAGTTGAAAGCTGTCTCCATGGGGAGCTTCCTTCTGCGAGTTGAGCTGACAGGCAgtctcccagttccacactgcctgcagatggagttTCGAAAACACCCTCAATAGAGGTGTTGGTTAGAAGCTGGGGGGAGGCAAGTGGCAAGCTGCGGTCTTGGAAGGATTGTGACTCTGAGTCCAGGAGAGCAGAATTTATGGAAGTTCCTCAGGATGCTGCTGCGTTCTCACTCCATGGGAACGCACtgagttgaaagctggcttctaggcatgcttgcttgtgagagctgagctcagggcaggacccgcCCGTATCCTGACTGCGTGGGGACTTAGCTCCTAAATCCTTAGCTTCGGTTCTCACACAGGTTgggtgaaaagcatgtggaagtggcAGGCATGTAGACATTTTATCCGAGTTCAATACAGCGACATCCAAACACCATCTTCAAATCGAGAGGAGCTATGTTCTAACTGCCATAAATGAGTGCCTAGCGGACAGCTGTCTCCCAAGCATACAGACtcctgagagtttagcttatggcctgtaactccgaCATGCTGACTGCCAAGATGCTGGAGCCCCGAGATGCTCTGGGATGGGCAGGCACGCGGTCCCCCCACAGAGTCCAGCCCAGGGACACCTGCAAAGACCTGGGGATGCGCTCAGGGCCACAGACGCCCCGGCTGCATGTCCTCAGGGCAGGCAGCCACATGGGGCTGGTGGTGTTCCGGGGACAGGGGGACAGGCCAGGACAGGGGAGGAGAGGTGCCAGGGCCTGCCAGGAGCAGGGTGCGGGGAGCGCTGGCTCCCAGGGGGGCGTGCAGGGTAGTGGccgctccagggctggagagggctCTGGCAGCGCTCGGGGAGCTGGGAGCTGCACACCCCATGGCAGGAGCCACATGGAGGCACACGGAAAACCCAGGATGCACATAACCCCAGCACGCTGCACGTGTGAGGTCACCGCCTGTCCCCGTGCGCAGACCTGACCCCAGAGATCGGTCCCCACGGACAGGACCTGAGAACCgcagggcctgcggggcgggtgTCCACACCTCGGCGGTCTTGCTGGCCAGGGGCTGACTGAGCAGAGCCCCCCGCTGTCCCCCCTCCTAGGCAGCGAGCCCTGTTCCACGTGCTGGCGGCCTACTCGGTGTACGACACCGTGAGtgtccctgcccccgccccctgccccacgGGCGGCCTTGTCCTGAGAGCTGGTGACCAGCGGGACTCCCAGTTAGGGCCCCAGCTCCACGGCCCCCAGGTGCCGGGGAGGGTCTCTCTCCTCCGGgacgggcagggggcggggtgcagacctcccaggggaggcagggcctgggtgcCCGAGGGCTGGGGCTGCCCCGGGCCCCCGCGTGCACCGCGGCCGTCCTAGAGCTCGGGTCTGGACCCTGATAGACGGAACTACTGATGAGAACCCCGGGCGGGGAAGGCTCCCACTCCCCTGAAGGGCATGAGGCCGAGGCGCCCAGGAGGCCGCCCCCTTCCATGGCGCATTCCAGAAGGGTCCCCGAGGAACACCAGCCAACACACTCCATGGCCCCGTGGGGTGTCCTGGCCCAGCCTCCCTCGTGGAACCTCCCAGGGGCCACAGTCAGGCCCCTGACCTGCCCTCAAGGGGGGGTCTCCAGACCTGGCGGGTCCCCTGCAGCCTGGCACAGCTCACGGAGGCCCCTCCTCCTGGTCTGAGGACGGGGGCCCTGGCATGGTGGACACAGGGTTCGGTAGCTGGGCCCATGGTGCTGGTGTCCGAGCTGGTCCGGGTGGTCCTgcacctgccctcctgccctctgggagcCCCCTCCGGGAGCTCGGGCTGTGAGGGAgccaggggagcctgatgcctgcGCAGGGAGGGCTCAGAGGGGGCCTCAAGGTGGACACCCTCCGTGGGGCTCTGGCTCTTGCAGGAGGAGGGCTACTGCCAGGGCACGAGCGAGATCGCGGCCATCGTCCTCATGTTCCTGCCCGAGGAGGACGCCTTCTGGGCGCTGGCCCAGCTGATGACCGACGACAGGCACGCCATGCACGGTAGGGGAGCTCAGGAGAgcctccctgcaggctgctgCACTGGGGGCAGGTGGCGATCCCCCCAGTCCGCCTTTCCACGGACAAGAGTACCGTCTCCCCCGGTGGCTCGGGGTCCTGGAGCCATGGCCACCCGCCCCACCATCTGCAGACTAGTCTTGCACTCCTGCTGCTCCCTCAGCCCCTATCCGCTGCCTGCTTGCCCACCAGGTCCCACTGCAAGGCCCAGGAGGCAGCGTCTCCACcttcccaggtgcccccagcctgACTTCCAAGCCCCACAGAGGGGTGTGCACACCCATCACCCTCCCCATGGCCTGCACCCGCTGACCCTCAGGGCTGGGGACCCTCCTGTCCCTGCGGCGGCCACTGCAGGAAAGAGGGTGCTGGGTCAGCTGGGCCTggtcctcagcccccagcccacaccccaGGGGGTCTTTGTGAGGATGAGGGTCCCCGGGCCCTGCACCCCAACCTGGAAGGCAGTCCTGCCCTCTGGGAAGAGCCGGCCTAGTCAGGGTTCGGAGGGCTGTGGGCACACGGGGGTCAGGGCATGGGGGAGGAGGCACCTGCCAggacaccacccccaccccacctggtgCAGGAGGAGGCCCTGATCGTGGGGGCCTGAGGCCTTCTCAGGCTTCTTCATTCCAGGGTTCCACAAACTGCCGAGGTTCCAGGCCCATCACGAGCACGTTCTAGACAGAGCTCTCCCCAAGCTGAAGAAGCACATGGCGAGTGGAAGCTCCTAGAGGCTCTGTCCCTGTGGCCCGAGGCGAGGGTTGGGGGGCGCAGCCCTTCTGAGCTGCCCAGAGATTGGGGTAACGTTCCTCATCTGGGGCCTGGGTGCATCCTCGGGGCTGGGCAGGCAATGGGGAGCATGTCCACCTGGCGCCAGGGGCCACAGTGTGGGGCCTGAGCACCACCTCCTGCCCTTCCGCCAGGATGAGGAACAGATGTGCACTGGCATTTACACCCCCAAGTGGTTCCTTCAGTGCTTCATTGACTGGGTAAGACCACCCCAGGGCCCCCGCTCCCTGACCTGCTCCCTGACCCCGGGGAGAGGCCAGCTCAGCCCTACCCTCCAGACAAGCCAGGCCCGACCCTGGGTCCTGAGGCTGAGGCTCGCAGCCCAGACCCATCCTGAAGAAGCCCAGAGGGTCCCTGGAGGAGGTTCCGGGGGGCGGGCCTTCTCTGCCTCAGCTCCCCCAGGGAAGGCTGGTTCAGCTGGAGCGTGGACAAGCCCTCGGCCCATGCTGCGGCCAGCCTGGGGTTCTCTTGAGACATGTTGTCATCAAGAGGAGGCAGAGTCTGTGCCCCCAGGTGTGCATGGGGTGCTGGGCAGGATCGGAACCCAGAGTGGCTGGGAGCCCTGATCTCCCTGGGAGAATGGCACACACAGGGGGTGCAGTGGGGCCTCGTCGGAGGAAGCCAGGGGGCGGCAAGGGCTGTGGGCACATGGGAGTCCTAGCCTAGCCCCAGCTGAGACCCCCAGGGGTCCTTGCTCAGGCAGCTCCTCCCACCCCGTTGTCCCCTAGACCCCTTTCTCGCTCACCCTGAAGCTCTGGGACGCCTACATCCTGGACGGGGAGCAGGTGCTCACACTTATGGCTTACACCATCCTCAAGGTGCACAGATgtgagcccctgggagcccaggtgtGCCCAAGGGAGGGGGACAGGGGTGGTGACCCTGTGCTCTgagcagcacccagacctgggtGGGGGGACGGCAGGGCAGGTGGGTGTAGTGGGACTCCCtgagaggagcagcaggcaggggccaCCCCAGCCGGCGCACTGCCCATGGTGCTCCTGGGCACAGCGGGCCCTCTGGGTCTGACTTACACCCACCGCCCAGAGCGCCTCCTGAAGCTGCCCCTGGAAGGGCTCCGGGAGTTCCTGCAGGACtctctggcccagccctgggggtTGGAGGATTAGGAGGTGCTAAGACACCTTCGGGCCTCCATGACCCAGCTCTGAAGGATGAAGTGTGACTCCCCCCCCCAAGTGGGCTCAGGGCCCCATCCCCTCCCTATTCAGCCTGCTGGGGCCACCCACAGGGGACAGAGCCCCGGGGCTGTCATCCTCATCTTGGGGCTCTCCTCTTCTGTTCCAGCCTCAGGGAACCCAGGCCAGGCTTGGGCCTGTGGGCACCCACTGCAGGACTTAGGCACCAGCAGTGTGGGGGGCTGTGGACAGTGTCAGCCCGGGGGCCACCTGGGAGCTGTGAGGACCCCTGGGCCCCCACTGGGGACACAGCCTGCTGGAGACACTAACCCAGTCTGCCTCTTTCCAGCGGGACCTGACGAGTTCCCCAGGAGGGCCCTGGGCCTAGAGCAAGTGTTCCCAGTGCCtgggcctctcctcccttctccggctgctgagccaccccccaGGGTGGAGGAGCCGGCCTCCCCgggcccagccacccagcctgAGCCGCCGGGACCCCCTCCGGGCCAGGCCATCCTCAAGGCCGAGGAGCCGCTGCAGGAGGAAAGATCCTCAGAGCCCACGGCTGCACACCTGTGTCCGGGAACACTGGGGGCTCCGCTTCTGGcccagctgcccccagcccaggacCCCTCGTTGGCCCGGCTGCCCCCCCAGCGATGGAActccctcctcatcctcccaGTGCAACAAGACAGTACAGGCAGGCGGCCCCCAGACATGGGCTTGAAGCCAGAACACGGGGTCCCCTTCCCTTCAGTGCCTGCCAGGGCCACACAACAGACCAGGCCCTGGAGCCCCCCCGGGACTCCCATCACAGTGTCCTCCCAGCCCACTAAGGATGACGCTGTTGGGCCCAGGACACCCTTCCTGCCCCGCGGCCACTGCAGCTCAAGCCCCTCACAGGGCATTGATGGGCAcagccagggcagagccagggcggCGCTGAGCCCGCTGCCCCGAGGCCCTGCACAGGCTGGggaccctctgccctctgcccacgGGGCAGCTCGATGCTCGCAGGCCTCGGGGGCAGAGCGTGACAGTGAGTGCGGGGTCCCGGAGGCTCTGGCCCGCCGTCACCGTGCCCTGCCTCATCtcgcgagccctctcacagccagatgtggcctcctgggccctaggcgtgccccacagatccaggtcgctgacctagggcaggcggGGGAATAACGGGACACCCTGGGgggagggcagcaggggcaggcccgtgggccccacccgcacccacaccaggaggcaggctcctccacaTGCTGGGGCTCCAGCAGTCAGTCACCTGGCACCAGGGGGCCAGAGGCCGGGGCCCAGCTGCCGTGCTGGGACGCAGCACAGGAGCCCataagctgcaggtccaggtcagctctgctgtcctcagaaccgccTCTCAGGCCCCAACCTCAAGACCTGCACCCCCACACGGAGTCTGCacaggctcccaggtgggggactccagagCATGCACCCCCGTGTGATTCCCATTTTCCCCTAAAGGACAggaaggtctccctccccaggggaaggcgcgcaccctcagctctgagcccgtttgctgttgaaagttcaataaagtgttgttgTGTGAAAAGCACGGACGGCCCATTCTGCGTCTCCCGCTAGAGCTCTGTGCACGAGGTgcggagagacccccagagaggaagagggggcaccGCCCAGGCCCCTGATCAGCTCCTGCAGGGGggccaccaggcacacacagctgaagttcccatgtgccttccaggggcggccatacgccagggtcaggaccccacaatcTCTACTGcaactcagcctgtgccctgcgggccaggaggggctgggacagagtgacagtcggGGAGCCTCatgtcaccagggtctgtgcaaagaaccctgggaggtctgtgctccctctgtcctgggatCCTGGACTGGCCGGGTTCCAGGGGCGCTTCCTCCCTTCCAcgccccgtgcctgtgtgcctggggcacagagggccagcAGGGCGGTCGGTGTGGCCCTGGAGGGGACGTCAGGAGAGTagacacttgcagctcatgcacctgggccacccttaCCAGGCGGGCTCAGCCTACATACCTTGTGCTGCTGGATCTCTTgcaccagcatgtggagggcaccctccacGATCTCGTGAGTGGGGGCTGGGTGAGCGTGGGGCTCCGCCTGAAGGCCGGGCAGCGCAGGGGACCAAGgaaccccagccccctccccaccccaactcccaacatgggcagccccagggctccccccatgggcagccggctcctcaggagctccccccagggcggccccgaggtctggctccccactggagaggcattggggagaagagaagcagccggacccactgctggacacgggaatgtggccgagccggaccttccagctcagctgaccctccggCGGAAAGTCACTGCCcgagcgagccccgagtcggccaggagaacccagctagccgcccagcgccagcaccagaaataaTATTGTGTCAACCATTTCGGTGTTAGAGTGAtgcagccagaggatcagatagctgcacagtgacagacacacacaccccaaaaccaacaaaagtcggaatcccccgaatgttgtcaaacagcagcaggatggttacatacatgtcGCTGTGGTCACACGATAGAGTACATGGAAGATGCTacaaaccacgactgcagaggtgctggaggcacggagatgtgcctgccgggttccaacaaggagcgcagaggggcaggaagcaccCTACGGAGCGggggcccctcctaggaaaggacaccagatCCCTgcgaaggctacggatggtgaaatctgtcctctcTTTCAGCCTCTGGTTTTCCCCCTATTTTGTTCTTCATAATTCTAGTTCAGCCTCCATCCTGCATCCAAGCCAATGACCATacaggcttcgttatgacatcggatcctaaaaggaggccgagctctggctaccgggttcggGAATGATCATTGCCTAGGTTTATGCTGATCCACCGAACTCGTGCCTTCacagctcttctctccctgcacaATGAGGGGAaacacaggtcttttttttttttttttaatttttatttatttatgatagtcacagagagagagagagagagagagagagaggcagagacacaggcagagggagaagcaggctccatgcaccgggagcccgacgtgggattcgatcccgggtctccaggaccgcgccctgggccaaaggcaggcgctaaaccactgcgccacccagggatcccggaaacaCAGGTCTTAAAATTAAGGAAGCCCACTCCCACTCAGGCGGGTCCGTcacttgtggaggacgtcatctgggccaagtagtgcaaaCGGGGACGATCAAGAATAGGTTGCAGGTTAGACATAGTCTGGTGGAGGTTTTTCCTGAGGCAAGCACTTACCTTCAATGTcattctttatttgttcatccatttattatttgttaaatattttagttttatgtcATCTCTATACGCAACATGGAGTTCAAagtcacagtcctgagatcaagatcccctgACCAGGGCAGCCAGACACCCACCCCAGTACCATGTTTCATATCTCTTTGCTTGCTTGCCCATCcctgcatccaactggaacattgagtccttgacggggagctttagttacctccAAATCCTAGAGCATTCTCACtatatcccaatcctagattcaCACTTGCCATTGAATAGCATTTTAAGTAAATCGTCAGTGAAATGACTCCTGGTAAAGGAAATtgtcaacttttcacgtgtgtgggccccactccctgggctcccagggaagctatgctttctttaacattgatcaaggtcccaatgactccaccacacctcaaagcatgGGCTCACTTTCTGCCCTGATACATGCAGCGTGTCTGGTTCAATTAATACATAtgaatcaatcaaagggagcctgacCGCTCAGTGTGGCTCGTAAGAACATGCGACTCTTATTCTTGGGGTagcgagttcaagccccatgttgggtgtagagattacagaaaaataaaatcttaaaaaaaatcaatcagttgatctgggggagacacagccccggatcccacaggGACAGGGAGCCAGCTGACGGGTCTATGCACAATATTATaggcagcagagcacaaaatctgaactttcagaaatctgctagagtgggggacacaccaccCTTGAGGGTgctcaggtggagaagtggggggcagtcccgGGAGCGACAGGGTGgactcaggatcccaggggtcccaaggacggtggcgccaactgttcccaggctcAGGAGCGGGGAACCTGGCTGAGAGCCGCGGGTCTAGGGCCAGCtatctgccctgtgtggccacaAGCTGCCAACCCCGGTCCAGTCATGGGGCCGCGTCCCTGGgccaggccagcaaaggccagaagTGGGAGGAGACCCTCCCGGGCAGGAGGAGCACAGGTCTCCCCCGTGGGAGTCCCTCAAAATTGAAATTTTGAAACTCAGTCACTTGTCTGAGATTTGAAAAAGAACGAAAGAAAAAGCTCGGACGCAGACAgggtgaacgcagggttctgacaGAAATGGCGAAGACGCAAGGGCTTGGTGGCTCTCCTGTGGGGGCCCCTGCAGAcaggggggcgggatgctcagccccagccccagagccagagaaCCCAGCgcccccacccgcatcccgcccgtCAGGCCGAGTCGTcggggagcagcacagcgccgcctgGTGGACGCCGGAGGCGATGACACCGatcccgcctctgaccccgcaggtgcatctctaTCTGCGAGTTGAGCTCACCCGCGGTCCCTCGCAGCTCCACACAGCCTGCCAATGGAGTTTCGAAAATCCTCActagagacgtttgtcagaagctcctGGGAGGCAAGTGGCAAGCGGCAGGCGTGGAagacttttttattaaaaaaaaaatcaactaaatttatttaaactcaCTAGGAAAAATTTCTGAATATAAAAcaccattttcctcaatcataatagctaaaatttattttatttatttattttctttgctgggctattaattcacttttattttttaaatactattattattatttttaaaaaatttattttttattggtccagggcaggtctatttttaactctttgaggaacctccacacagttttccagagtggctgcaccagttcacattcccaccaacagtgtaagagggttcccctttctccgcatcctctccaacatttgtggtttcctgccttgttaattttccccattctcactgctgtgaggtgggatctcacggtggttttgatttgtatttccctgatggccagtgatgcggagcattttctcatgtgcatgttggccatgtctatgtcttcctctgtgagatttctcttcatgtcttttgcccatttcatgattggattgtttgtttctttgctgttaagtttaatacgttctttatagatcttggaaactagccctttatctgacacatcatttgcaaatatcttctcccattctgtaggttgtctttgagttttgttgactgtatcctttgctgtgcaaaagcttcttatcttgatgaagtcccaatagttcatttttgcttttgtttcttttgccttcgtggatgtatcttgcaagaagttactgtggccgagttcaaaaggggtgttgcctgtgttctcctctaggattttgatggaatcttgtctcacatttagatctttcatccattttgagtttatctttgtgtatggtgaaagagagtggtctagtttcattcttctgcatgtggatgtccaattttcccagcaccatctattgaagagactgtctttcttccagtggagagtttttcctcctttatcgaatatta
This window harbors:
- the LOC144281939 gene encoding uncharacterized protein LOC144281939 isoform X1, translating into MFLPEEDAFWALAQLMTDDRHAMHGFFIPGFHKLPRFQAHHEHVLDRALPKLKKHMDEEQMCTGIYTPKWFLQCFIDWTPFSLTLKLWDAYILDGEQVLTLMAYTILKVHRSGPDEFPRRALGLEQVFPVPGPLLPSPAAEPPPRVEEPASPGPATQPEPPGPPPGQAILKAEEPLQEERSSEPTAAHLCPGTLGAPLLAQLPPAQDPSLARLPPQRWNSLLILPVQQDSTGRRPPDMGLKPEHGVPFPSVPARATQQTRPWSPPGTPITVSSQPTKDDAVGPRTPFLPRGHCSSSPSQGIDGHSQGRARAALSPLPRGPAQAGDPLPSAHGAARCSQASGAERDSECGVPEALARRHRALPHLASPLTARCGLLGPRRAPQIQVADLGQAGE
- the LOC144281939 gene encoding uncharacterized protein LOC144281939 isoform X2, yielding MFLPEEDAFWALAQLMTDDRHAMHGFHKLPRFQAHHEHVLDRALPKLKKHMDEEQMCTGIYTPKWFLQCFIDWTPFSLTLKLWDAYILDGEQVLTLMAYTILKVHRSGPDEFPRRALGLEQVFPVPGPLLPSPAAEPPPRVEEPASPGPATQPEPPGPPPGQAILKAEEPLQEERSSEPTAAHLCPGTLGAPLLAQLPPAQDPSLARLPPQRWNSLLILPVQQDSTGRRPPDMGLKPEHGVPFPSVPARATQQTRPWSPPGTPITVSSQPTKDDAVGPRTPFLPRGHCSSSPSQGIDGHSQGRARAALSPLPRGPAQAGDPLPSAHGAARCSQASGAERDSECGVPEALARRHRALPHLASPLTARCGLLGPRRAPQIQVADLGQAGE
- the LOC144281939 gene encoding uncharacterized protein LOC144281939 isoform X3, which produces MCTGIYTPKWFLQCFIDWTPFSLTLKLWDAYILDGEQVLTLMAYTILKVHRSGPDEFPRRALGLEQVFPVPGPLLPSPAAEPPPRVEEPASPGPATQPEPPGPPPGQAILKAEEPLQEERSSEPTAAHLCPGTLGAPLLAQLPPAQDPSLARLPPQRWNSLLILPVQQDSTGRRPPDMGLKPEHGVPFPSVPARATQQTRPWSPPGTPITVSSQPTKDDAVGPRTPFLPRGHCSSSPSQGIDGHSQGRARAALSPLPRGPAQAGDPLPSAHGAARCSQASGAERDSECGVPEALARRHRALPHLASPLTARCGLLGPRRAPQIQVADLGQAGE